A genome region from Natronobeatus ordinarius includes the following:
- a CDS encoding HVO_0758 family zinc finger protein, with protein MKSVRKALREGELEKDTYDRLVCVESGKPLKTKNDPDSITTIRYCPDTGKEWKEIR; from the coding sequence ATGAAATCAGTTCGAAAGGCGCTCCGCGAAGGCGAACTCGAGAAAGACACCTACGACAGGCTCGTCTGCGTCGAAAGTGGAAAGCCGCTGAAGACGAAAAACGATCCCGACTCGATCACGACGATCCGGTACTGTCCCGACACCGGGAAAGAGTGGAAAGAGATCCGTTGA
- the phnD gene encoding phosphate/phosphite/phosphonate ABC transporter substrate-binding protein yields the protein MVTHHSRRTVLQTTGAALVSLGLAGCLSGTEDDSSGNGGSGSGSSGDGGNGSTGFDAFDPNDFERTLPQLASTLFDHEFDFGSPDALEQMEPRDEPRYGNAPLERSDDEDDWLDPDVIQFGYGQGEDAETIYIDAMEPLMENMEEETGRDVEFVLLDSAAAQVETMRSDRLHVGSTTAGTTPYMVNIGGGVPFAMIHENGLYGYRLWVATRPDNDEIDSLADLEGKTVAHAHDTSNSGHLAPMALFSNEGIVPGEDYEMEFSGSHENSARGVEMGDYDAAPIASSSYGRSVRAGAFDPDELKVVWASQPFMSNPTSYHHNLHPDLVEGIKRAHFDYDYSGTLIEEEMGSTGFLEFDYATHHDVVLQIHEANGIEYDVGDL from the coding sequence ATGGTAACGCATCACTCTCGGCGCACCGTACTGCAGACGACCGGCGCAGCACTCGTCAGCCTCGGGCTGGCAGGCTGTCTCAGCGGCACCGAAGACGACTCGAGCGGGAACGGGGGATCGGGAAGCGGTAGCTCGGGTGACGGGGGCAACGGCTCGACCGGCTTCGACGCGTTCGATCCGAACGATTTCGAGCGGACGCTTCCGCAGCTGGCGTCGACGCTCTTCGACCACGAGTTCGACTTCGGCAGCCCGGACGCGCTCGAGCAGATGGAGCCCCGTGACGAGCCGCGGTACGGGAACGCTCCCCTGGAGCGCTCCGACGACGAGGACGACTGGCTCGACCCCGACGTGATCCAGTTCGGCTACGGGCAGGGCGAGGACGCGGAGACGATCTACATCGACGCGATGGAGCCGCTCATGGAGAACATGGAAGAAGAGACCGGCCGGGACGTCGAGTTCGTCCTGCTCGACAGCGCCGCGGCCCAGGTCGAGACCATGCGCTCTGACCGGCTCCACGTCGGGAGCACCACCGCCGGGACGACCCCGTACATGGTCAACATCGGCGGCGGCGTGCCGTTCGCGATGATCCACGAGAACGGCCTCTACGGCTACCGGCTCTGGGTCGCGACCCGACCCGACAACGACGAGATCGACAGCCTGGCGGATCTCGAGGGGAAGACGGTCGCCCACGCACACGACACCTCGAACTCCGGCCACCTCGCCCCGATGGCGCTCTTCTCGAACGAGGGGATCGTGCCCGGCGAGGACTACGAGATGGAGTTCTCCGGAAGCCACGAGAACAGCGCCCGCGGCGTCGAGATGGGCGACTACGACGCGGCGCCGATCGCGAGCAGTTCCTACGGCCGATCGGTGCGAGCCGGCGCGTTCGATCCGGACGAGCTCAAGGTCGTCTGGGCGAGCCAGCCGTTCATGTCCAACCCGACCTCCTACCACCACAACCTCCACCCCGACCTCGTCGAGGGGATCAAACGCGCACACTTCGACTACGACTACAGCGGAACGCTCATCGAAGAAGAGATGGGAAGCACCGGCTTCCTCGAGTTCGATTACGCGACCCACCACGACGTCGTCCTCCAGATTCACGAGGCGAACGGGATCGAGTACGACGTCGGTGACCTGTAG
- a CDS encoding PadR family transcriptional regulator, with amino-acid sequence MDQLTGFQRDLLYVIAGMDRPSGQEILDHINTYIDQPVTHGRLYPNLDALVEQELVEKGQIDRRTNYYALTPKGRRELEKRQEWVQRHVDV; translated from the coding sequence ATGGACCAGCTAACCGGCTTTCAACGCGACCTGTTGTACGTCATCGCGGGAATGGACCGACCGTCCGGCCAGGAGATTCTCGACCACATCAACACCTACATCGACCAGCCGGTCACCCATGGCCGGCTGTATCCGAATCTCGACGCGCTCGTCGAGCAGGAACTCGTCGAGAAGGGACAGATCGACCGCCGGACGAACTACTACGCGCTGACGCCGAAAGGGCGGCGCGAACTCGAGAAACGTCAGGAGTGGGTACAACGACACGTCGACGTCTGA
- a CDS encoding transposase — protein MQDAGLTQTLSFGLTIQTGSPDNLYEGCLEARRVRNEVNRLDREGWDWDDIHDTVVDNANLVKNTTQLLVQKALGEIETYHDHKDNEWGRPFPYIDETYPMRMNHNEGYALTVDDSGDVRFRVSYKPYNHVKGVLRGSPNHLERVKNALNSDSWRVGVAELVYKHDEWRLHVTVTHKTRTVASPDYAETVVGVDINEDCVALTALNRATGDVLDSVVIEYPDIKRVRHEFFTKRKRMQKVGQSAFENVVQTEEQDFVHDQLHKVSRDVTRWVSQFNEPVIVFEDLKDMRDSIDYGTRMNRRLHSLPFAALRDMVTYKAAWGGIPSDDVDPAYTSQRCPRTECLHTERANRRWKRFKCMECDFQDHADRKAAVCVAQEWFHEQNENVPSLETLPSVRKVRRTASGLCEEADSHGAVFASGVYRHGKSARDSQSQAREELKTVAPTTG, from the coding sequence ATGCAAGATGCAGGACTGACCCAGACGCTTTCTTTTGGATTAACCATCCAAACGGGTAGTCCTGACAACTTGTACGAAGGGTGTCTCGAAGCCCGACGAGTTCGCAACGAAGTCAACCGCCTCGACCGTGAGGGATGGGACTGGGACGACATCCACGACACCGTAGTGGATAACGCCAACCTCGTGAAAAACACGACTCAACTCCTCGTCCAGAAAGCACTGGGTGAGATAGAGACGTACCACGACCACAAAGACAACGAGTGGGGCCGACCGTTTCCCTACATTGACGAGACGTATCCAATGCGGATGAATCACAACGAAGGATACGCCCTCACTGTAGATGATTCGGGAGATGTTCGCTTCAGAGTCAGTTACAAACCGTACAACCACGTCAAAGGCGTACTTCGCGGTAGTCCCAACCACCTCGAACGAGTCAAGAACGCTCTTAACTCTGACTCGTGGAGAGTGGGCGTAGCTGAACTCGTGTATAAACACGACGAATGGCGATTACACGTCACAGTCACCCACAAGACACGCACCGTAGCGTCTCCAGACTACGCAGAGACAGTAGTTGGTGTGGACATTAACGAGGACTGCGTGGCACTCACCGCGCTGAATAGAGCTACTGGTGACGTACTCGATTCAGTCGTCATCGAGTACCCCGACATCAAACGAGTTCGCCACGAGTTTTTCACCAAACGGAAGCGGATGCAGAAAGTCGGACAATCCGCGTTCGAGAACGTGGTCCAAACCGAAGAACAAGACTTCGTTCACGACCAACTCCATAAAGTATCGCGCGACGTAACACGATGGGTTTCACAATTCAACGAACCGGTAATCGTCTTTGAAGACCTCAAAGACATGCGAGACTCAATCGATTACGGCACGCGAATGAACCGGCGCTTGCACTCCTTGCCGTTCGCCGCACTCCGAGATATGGTGACGTACAAAGCCGCTTGGGGTGGAATCCCCTCAGACGATGTTGACCCGGCGTACACGAGTCAACGCTGTCCGCGAACGGAATGCTTGCACACCGAGCGAGCGAATCGGCGTTGGAAGCGGTTCAAATGTATGGAGTGCGACTTCCAAGACCACGCTGACCGGAAAGCAGCGGTTTGTGTGGCGCAAGAATGGTTCCACGAGCAGAATGAGAATGTGCCGTCTCTCGAAACCCTTCCAAGTGTTCGGAAGGTGAGACGGACGGCATCGGGCCTGTGTGAAGAGGCCGACTCTCACGGAGCAGTTTTCGCTTCGGGTGTTTACCGACACGGAAAGTCGGCGCGAGACTCGCAGAGTCAAGCGCGAGAGGAATTAAAGACCGTTGCCCCGACTACAGGGTAG
- a CDS encoding DUF6610 family protein, whose protein sequence is MSANTSTASEIAVARQADHVTFLHRAPFVADTLGLGFLPGFREDCGYQEEQYQNLSLPVGMLDNEFRNPDLERFVDQFFEYEPDDVDDDTKRSKREVEAEAVAYIVGRYCELDTRSSAFYLVVWEPDDPESVCARSRIGLSLDATAVFQTAEISRFG, encoded by the coding sequence CTGAGTGCAAACACCAGCACGGCTAGCGAAATCGCTGTCGCCAGACAGGCAGATCACGTGACGTTCCTTCATCGAGCTCCGTTCGTGGCCGATACGTTGGGTCTCGGCTTTCTTCCAGGCTTTCGCGAGGACTGTGGATATCAAGAGGAGCAATATCAGAACCTCAGCCTCCCCGTCGGGATGCTCGACAACGAATTCCGGAACCCCGATCTGGAGCGGTTCGTCGATCAGTTCTTCGAGTACGAACCCGACGATGTCGACGACGATACCAAGCGGTCGAAACGCGAAGTCGAGGCCGAAGCTGTTGCGTACATCGTTGGGCGATACTGCGAACTCGACACCAGGAGTTCGGCGTTCTACTTGGTGGTCTGGGAGCCAGATGATCCCGAATCTGTTTGTGCGCGTTCCAGAATAGGGCTCTCTCTGGACGCTACTGCTGTCTTTCAGACAGCCGAAATCAGCCGATTCGGTTAA
- a CDS encoding DHH family phosphoesterase, translated as MSYREVRVAANGPVIDDPLIVDGAIEAVQGADPLVLSLLVLGGIAVFLGLWWAVRWFRRPPGVRLQRVLEKYDEVTILMHPNPDPDAMATAMGVAHIASEIGTDATLQYAGEIRHQENRAFRTVLELEAESIETTEELAADTVVLVDHNTPRGFTGAQSIEPVVVVDHHPGNGQGTAFTDVRTDYGAASTIVVEYLEKLGVTMEEEPSGEGLTIPDELATGLLYGILSDTNHLTKGCSAADFEAAAFLFPGIDEDLLDRIANPQVSDDVLQIKADAIQHKRIEGSFAICDVGEISNVDAIPQAADELMHLEGVTAVVVYGENDGTLHLSGRSRDDRVHMGETLSHAVSDIPMANAGGHARMGGGQLSIDHMRGIGPSEGISKEQFEQRLFSALAGER; from the coding sequence ATGAGCTATCGGGAGGTCCGTGTAGCCGCCAACGGGCCGGTGATCGACGACCCGCTGATCGTCGACGGGGCGATCGAGGCGGTTCAGGGGGCCGATCCGCTCGTCCTCTCGTTGCTGGTGCTCGGTGGGATCGCCGTCTTCCTCGGGCTGTGGTGGGCCGTTCGCTGGTTTCGCCGACCGCCAGGTGTGCGGTTGCAACGCGTCCTCGAGAAGTACGATGAGGTGACGATCCTGATGCATCCGAACCCCGACCCGGACGCGATGGCGACGGCGATGGGCGTCGCCCACATCGCGAGCGAGATCGGAACCGACGCGACGCTCCAGTACGCCGGCGAGATCCGCCACCAGGAAAACCGGGCGTTCCGGACGGTGCTCGAACTCGAGGCCGAGTCGATCGAGACGACGGAGGAGCTCGCCGCCGACACGGTCGTCCTCGTCGATCACAACACGCCGCGCGGATTCACGGGCGCGCAGTCGATCGAGCCGGTCGTCGTCGTCGACCACCATCCCGGAAACGGCCAGGGAACGGCGTTCACGGACGTGCGAACCGACTACGGCGCGGCGTCGACGATCGTCGTCGAGTACCTCGAGAAACTCGGGGTGACGATGGAGGAGGAGCCCTCGGGCGAGGGACTGACGATCCCGGACGAGCTGGCGACAGGGCTGCTCTACGGCATTCTCTCCGATACGAATCACTTGACCAAGGGCTGTTCGGCGGCAGACTTCGAGGCTGCAGCGTTCCTCTTTCCGGGAATCGACGAGGATCTGCTCGACCGGATCGCGAACCCGCAGGTCTCCGACGACGTCCTCCAGATCAAAGCCGACGCGATCCAGCACAAGCGCATCGAGGGCTCGTTCGCGATCTGTGACGTCGGGGAGATCAGCAACGTCGACGCGATTCCACAGGCCGCCGACGAACTGATGCACTTAGAGGGGGTGACTGCCGTGGTCGTCTACGGCGAGAACGACGGGACGCTTCACCTCTCCGGCCGATCACGAGACGACCGAGTCCACATGGGTGAAACGCTCAGCCACGCCGTCAGTGACATCCCGATGGCGAACGCGGGCGGCCACGCGCGGATGGGCGGCGGACAGCTCTCGATCGACCACATGCGCGGGATCGGTCCCTCGGAGGGAATTAGCAAAGAGCAGTTCGAGCAGCGGCTCTTCTCGGCGCTGGCCGGCGAGCGCTAG
- a CDS encoding SDR family oxidoreductase, translated as MRVAILGCGYVGLELGRQLLEAGHEPIGVRRSRAGLEAIEASGFEGVRADVTEPSSLEAVPGADAVVFAASSGGREAERAREVYVDGLETAIEAFGTREEPPERLVYTSSTGVYGDHGGDWVDEETPLEPATEKAEVLAEAERVALEAPPEYGFEGTVARFAGLYGPDRYRLERYLEGPVTEGYLNMVHRDDAAGSVSYLLEEDLARGAEVLVVDDEPVSRWTFADWLADECGVERPPKVTQEERLAAGGLSEAARRRLTTSKRCSNAFLRELGYEFAYPTYRDGYREAVDAARRELDESGADGVE; from the coding sequence ATGCGAGTCGCCATCCTGGGCTGTGGCTACGTCGGTCTCGAACTGGGCCGACAGCTGCTCGAGGCGGGCCACGAACCGATCGGCGTTCGCCGCTCACGGGCGGGCCTCGAGGCGATCGAGGCCAGCGGGTTCGAGGGCGTTCGCGCGGACGTCACCGAACCGTCGAGCCTCGAGGCGGTTCCTGGCGCCGACGCGGTCGTCTTCGCCGCGAGCAGCGGCGGCCGCGAGGCCGAGCGAGCCCGTGAGGTGTACGTCGACGGCCTCGAGACGGCCATCGAGGCGTTCGGAACGCGCGAGGAGCCGCCCGAGCGGCTGGTGTACACCTCTTCGACGGGCGTCTACGGCGACCACGGCGGCGACTGGGTCGACGAGGAGACGCCGCTCGAGCCGGCCACGGAAAAAGCCGAGGTGCTGGCTGAAGCCGAGCGCGTCGCCCTCGAGGCGCCGCCCGAGTACGGCTTCGAAGGGACTGTCGCCCGGTTCGCGGGGCTGTACGGCCCCGACCGGTACCGCCTCGAGCGCTACCTCGAGGGACCGGTGACGGAGGGCTACCTGAACATGGTTCACCGCGACGACGCCGCCGGGTCGGTCAGCTACCTGCTCGAGGAGGACCTCGCGCGCGGCGCCGAGGTACTGGTGGTCGACGACGAGCCGGTCTCCCGGTGGACGTTCGCCGACTGGCTGGCTGATGAGTGCGGGGTCGAACGGCCGCCGAAGGTGACGCAGGAGGAACGGCTCGCAGCGGGAGGGCTGTCGGAGGCCGCTCGCCGCCGGCTGACGACGAGCAAGCGGTGTTCGAACGCGTTTCTTCGGGAACTCGGCTACGAGTTCGCGTATCCGACCTACCGTGACGGCTATCGCGAGGCGGTCGATGCGGCCCGCCGCGAACTGGACGAATCGGGTGCCGATGGGGTCGAATGA
- a CDS encoding NUDIX hydrolase, whose amino-acid sequence MPTDPLSWGTLDRQVAYSCPGFDVINETVRLPDETVTDFDYLSDEPSVAIVPFTADGDLVVIEEWRQAVSRVSRGLPVGGVEPDDESLEAAARRELREETGHEADSLEPLVTVEPANGIADAVLHIFVARGCRPAGDQQLDHNESIRVTETTLEELVAAIGRGEIRDGRTVLGVAYYRLFDDGAA is encoded by the coding sequence ATGCCGACCGATCCGCTCTCGTGGGGGACGCTCGACCGGCAGGTAGCCTACTCCTGTCCGGGATTCGACGTCATTAACGAGACCGTTCGACTTCCTGATGAAACGGTAACCGACTTCGATTACCTCTCCGACGAACCGAGTGTCGCAATCGTCCCGTTCACCGCCGACGGCGACCTCGTCGTCATCGAGGAGTGGCGACAGGCCGTCTCCCGGGTGAGCCGCGGACTCCCCGTCGGTGGCGTCGAACCCGACGACGAGAGCCTCGAGGCCGCGGCCCGGCGCGAACTGCGCGAGGAGACCGGCCACGAGGCCGACTCCCTCGAGCCGCTGGTGACGGTCGAACCGGCCAACGGGATCGCCGACGCCGTCTTGCACATTTTCGTCGCTCGAGGCTGCCGTCCGGCGGGCGACCAGCAACTCGATCACAACGAGAGCATCCGCGTAACGGAGACGACGCTCGAGGAGCTCGTGGCCGCGATCGGTCGGGGTGAGATTCGAGACGGTCGAACCGTCCTCGGCGTCGCGTACTACCGACTGTTCGACGACGGCGCGGCGTAA
- the phnC gene encoding phosphonate ABC transporter ATP-binding protein, whose protein sequence is MLNVIDLEKVYPTGDRALDGVSLELQGRDVTAMIGSSGAGKSTFIRCINRLTEPTGGEVWLDGTELTGLSGTELRKARRDVGMVFQEYALVERLTVMENVLSGRLGYVSDWRAFRRRFPSEDIEHAYETLEHVGLAGYENKRADALSGGQRQRVGIARAILQRPKILLVDEPTSSLDPETSHAVMALLSQISRQYDVPVLINIHEVDLALEYADRIVGLSDGRLVFDGPPEALDAAAKARIYRGEEPPTQPDEPSVAPESESADTDGAAVNRLTR, encoded by the coding sequence ATGTTGAACGTAATCGACCTCGAAAAGGTGTATCCGACCGGCGACAGAGCCCTCGACGGCGTGTCGCTCGAACTACAGGGACGCGACGTCACCGCGATGATCGGCTCGAGCGGCGCGGGAAAGAGCACGTTCATCCGGTGTATCAACCGCCTCACCGAACCGACGGGCGGAGAGGTGTGGCTCGACGGGACCGAACTGACGGGACTGTCGGGGACGGAGCTGCGGAAGGCCCGACGCGACGTCGGCATGGTCTTCCAGGAGTACGCGCTCGTCGAACGGCTCACCGTAATGGAGAACGTGCTCTCGGGCCGGCTCGGCTACGTCAGCGACTGGCGGGCGTTCCGTCGCCGATTCCCGTCCGAAGACATCGAACACGCCTACGAAACGCTCGAGCACGTCGGGCTGGCCGGCTACGAGAACAAACGCGCCGACGCGCTGAGCGGCGGGCAGCGCCAGCGCGTCGGTATCGCACGGGCAATCTTGCAGCGACCGAAGATCCTGCTGGTCGACGAACCGACCAGTAGCCTCGACCCCGAGACGTCCCACGCCGTGATGGCATTGCTCTCACAGATCTCGAGGCAGTACGACGTCCCGGTGCTCATCAACATCCACGAGGTCGACCTCGCCCTCGAGTACGCCGACCGGATCGTCGGCCTCTCAGACGGGCGGCTGGTGTTCGACGGCCCGCCCGAGGCGCTCGACGCGGCGGCGAAAGCACGGATCTACCGCGGCGAAGAACCACCGACGCAACCGGACGAGCCGTCGGTGGCTCCGGAGTCGGAGTCGGCCGACACCGACGGCGCCGCGGTCAACCGGCTCACCCGGTAA
- a CDS encoding HVO_0758 family zinc finger protein codes for MKSVRKALRKGELVKDTYQRVCCAECDKPLKTENDPDEITTLRICPDCGMEWKELR; via the coding sequence ATGAAATCAGTCCGGAAGGCACTTCGGAAGGGCGAACTCGTCAAGGACACCTACCAGCGAGTCTGCTGTGCGGAGTGTGACAAGCCGCTGAAAACGGAGAACGATCCGGACGAGATCACGACGCTTCGGATCTGTCCGGACTGCGGCATGGAGTGGAAAGAGCTCCGGTAG
- the phnE gene encoding phosphonate ABC transporter, permease protein PhnE produces MSAVVRKRVQEGSNRGLTTELERLEEPTTWRRFDARERLVRLATALLVLAIVAVSWRGLEMNFTYVGTAGAEMMDLFTRMYPPDAGTSVEIVGPLLQSIHVSILGTMLAVVLSLPVAYIAAENTTPNRLFLALGKFIIATTRSVNVIVWVLVLVVLLGPGAIAGVIALGVRSVGFIGKLLAEEIEEIDMSQVEAIVATGGGTVAAIVYGIVPQVKPGFVGITTYRWDINVRASTVIGFVGGGGIGVELMSAVNSFRWSAALTVLLAILGVVVASELLSAVLRKRAM; encoded by the coding sequence GTGAGCGCCGTCGTCAGAAAGCGCGTCCAGGAAGGGTCGAACCGGGGGCTCACGACCGAACTCGAACGGCTCGAGGAGCCGACGACGTGGCGCCGGTTCGACGCGCGCGAGCGCCTCGTTCGCCTCGCCACGGCGCTGCTGGTCCTCGCGATCGTCGCTGTCTCCTGGCGCGGCCTCGAGATGAACTTCACCTACGTCGGAACGGCGGGGGCGGAGATGATGGACCTCTTCACGCGGATGTACCCCCCGGACGCCGGGACGTCCGTCGAGATCGTCGGGCCGCTGCTCCAGTCGATCCACGTCTCGATTCTCGGGACGATGCTCGCCGTCGTCCTCTCGCTGCCGGTAGCGTACATCGCAGCGGAGAACACGACCCCGAATCGGCTGTTTCTCGCCCTCGGGAAGTTCATCATCGCGACCACGCGCTCGGTCAACGTCATCGTCTGGGTGCTCGTACTGGTCGTACTGCTGGGCCCGGGCGCGATCGCAGGGGTGATCGCCCTCGGCGTGCGATCGGTCGGCTTCATCGGGAAGCTCCTCGCCGAAGAGATCGAGGAGATCGACATGAGCCAGGTCGAGGCGATCGTCGCGACCGGCGGGGGCACCGTTGCCGCGATCGTCTACGGCATCGTGCCACAGGTGAAACCCGGCTTCGTCGGCATCACCACCTACCGGTGGGACATCAACGTCCGCGCCTCGACGGTGATCGGCTTCGTCGGCGGGGGCGGAATCGGCGTCGAACTGATGAGCGCCGTCAACTCGTTTCGCTGGAGCGCGGCGCTCACGGTCCTGCTCGCCATCCTCGGCGTCGTCGTCGCGAGCGAACTGCTCTCGGCGGTCCTCAGAAAGCGGGCGATGTAA
- a CDS encoding MFS transporter, protein MNQTAARRTTGRTAVFGSLCVMVFLVNLGRVIYAPLLEPFRTTFDASAGAVGLLATLAWIGSASLRFPTGYLLTKFPRHWIVLTTGLVLAGSSAFAATAQTLEALYVGAFLMGVASGMYYVSASPLVSELFPMRVGRAIGIHGTASQVAAVVAPLMVGAYFLVEWPISAWRVVFLTISVAALLSSAALFLSSRRATMPTAGRGDRQLLEALRRQWPLIATGVLIVGFTGLVWNGLFNFYVTYLVETKGFSEGLARTVLTVLFAAGVPAFFVAGWLADRVAFAPLLFSILGSFVACLLVLTYVESLAAVVVVSLLIGYVIHSLFPTVDTYLLASLPDENRASAYTFFSGTMMPIQATGSAIVGGLVDVGIGFDAVFQAFAVGLVAILLVLVGLSRLGRLPAGVNG, encoded by the coding sequence ATGAACCAGACGGCGGCCAGGCGGACGACCGGTCGAACCGCCGTCTTCGGGTCGCTGTGTGTGATGGTCTTTCTCGTCAACCTTGGGCGGGTGATCTACGCGCCGTTGCTCGAGCCGTTCCGGACGACGTTCGACGCGAGCGCGGGTGCGGTCGGGTTGCTCGCCACCCTCGCCTGGATCGGCAGCGCGTCGCTGCGATTTCCGACTGGTTACCTCCTGACGAAGTTTCCGCGTCACTGGATCGTCCTCACGACGGGACTCGTCCTCGCGGGCTCGTCGGCGTTCGCCGCCACCGCACAGACGCTCGAGGCGCTCTACGTCGGCGCGTTTCTCATGGGCGTCGCCAGCGGAATGTACTACGTCTCGGCGAGTCCGCTCGTCAGCGAACTGTTCCCGATGCGAGTCGGGCGGGCGATCGGCATCCACGGCACCGCGAGCCAGGTCGCGGCGGTGGTCGCGCCGCTGATGGTGGGGGCGTACTTCCTCGTGGAGTGGCCGATTTCGGCCTGGCGCGTCGTCTTCCTCACGATCTCGGTCGCAGCGTTGCTCTCGTCGGCCGCGTTGTTCCTCTCCTCGCGGCGGGCGACGATGCCGACGGCGGGGCGGGGTGATCGACAGCTGCTCGAGGCATTGCGTCGCCAGTGGCCGCTGATCGCGACAGGGGTCCTCATCGTCGGCTTCACGGGCCTCGTCTGGAACGGCCTGTTCAACTTCTACGTCACCTACCTCGTCGAGACGAAGGGGTTCAGCGAGGGGCTCGCGCGGACGGTCCTGACGGTGCTGTTCGCCGCGGGCGTCCCGGCCTTTTTCGTCGCCGGCTGGCTCGCCGATCGCGTGGCGTTCGCACCCCTCCTGTTCTCGATCCTCGGCAGCTTCGTCGCCTGCCTGCTCGTCCTGACGTACGTCGAGTCACTCGCCGCCGTCGTCGTCGTCTCGCTGCTCATCGGCTACGTCATCCACAGCCTCTTTCCGACGGTCGACACCTACCTGCTCGCGTCGTTGCCCGACGAAAACCGCGCGAGCGCCTACACCTTCTTCAGCGGGACGATGATGCCGATCCAGGCGACCGGCAGCGCGATCGTCGGCGGTCTCGTCGACGTCGGCATCGGCTTCGACGCCGTCTTCCAGGCGTTCGCCGTCGGCCTCGTCGCCATCCTCCTCGTTCTCGTGGGGCTCTCGCGGCTCGGGCGGCTTCCGGCCGGCGTGAACGGCTGA
- a CDS encoding histidine phosphatase family protein: MTSDGPVRILLARHGQTEHNRLGIAQGQTDVPLEQQGLTQARALRNRLTDERIDAIYSSDLARAYRTATTVADGHELAVTPVSAFRERSFGAFEGEPKHALREAAVAAGERYSEWRPPEGETAADVAGRAFPALEAIVRDASGETILVVAHGGVNRALVCSILAGDCTNASVLSQENTCLNELRYDGGWSIRRLNDVAHLERIESLE, translated from the coding sequence ATGACATCCGACGGGCCGGTGCGAATCCTACTCGCACGTCACGGACAGACCGAACACAACAGACTGGGGATCGCACAGGGGCAAACCGACGTTCCACTCGAGCAGCAGGGACTCACACAGGCACGGGCACTCCGGAATCGACTCACAGACGAGCGGATCGACGCGATCTACTCGAGCGATCTCGCGCGGGCGTACCGGACGGCGACGACCGTTGCTGACGGTCACGAGCTGGCGGTGACTCCCGTCTCGGCGTTCAGAGAACGAAGCTTCGGCGCGTTCGAAGGCGAGCCGAAGCACGCGCTTCGGGAGGCCGCTGTGGCCGCCGGAGAACGCTACAGCGAGTGGCGACCGCCGGAGGGAGAAACCGCGGCCGACGTCGCCGGTCGCGCGTTCCCTGCGCTCGAGGCGATCGTTCGCGACGCGTCGGGTGAGACGATTCTCGTCGTCGCCCACGGGGGCGTGAACCGGGCGCTCGTCTGCTCGATTCTCGCCGGCGACTGTACGAACGCCTCGGTGCTGAGCCAGGAGAACACCTGTCTGAACGAGCTTCGCTACGACGGCGGGTGGTCGATCCGGCGACTCAACGACGTCGCCCACCTCGAGCGCATCGAATCACTCGAGTGA